In Cupriavidus sp. EM10, the genomic window CGCTATCATTTGCGGTCCACCCATCACTCTAAGGGCCCGCGTCAGACGGGCTGCGGAGGAGACACATGACCCTTGCAGGGAAGCTGATGTGGACGCCCACGCGGGCGTTCGCCGACGGCAGCCAGCTGGCCGCCTTCATGACCTGGCTGCGCCGCGAGCGCGCGCTCGATTTCGGGGACTACGCCAGCCTGTGGCAGTGGTCCGTCACCGATATCGAGGCGTTCTGGCAGGCCATCGTCGACTACTTCGACGTGCGCTTCGACACGCCGGCCAGCACCGTCCTGGCCGATCGCACCATGCCCGGCGCAAGGTGGTTCGAAGGCGCCACGCTCAACTACGTCCAGCAGGTCTTCCGTCACGCCGGCAACGGCCCGGCGCTGAGCCGCACCGCCATCCGCCACGCCGGCGAAGCGCAGCCGCTTGCCGACATCAGTTGGGACACGCTGGAAGCACAAGTGGCCTCGCTGGCGCACGCGCTGCGCCGGATGGGCGTGACGCGCGGCGACCGTGTGGCGGGCTATCTGCCGAACATCCCGGCCACCGTCGTGGCCTTCCTGGCCACGGCCAGCGTCGGGGCCATCTGGTCCGGCTGCGCGCCCGACATGGGACAGGTGGCCGTGATCGACCGCTTCCGCCAGATCGAGCCCAAGGTGCTGATTGCCGTGGATGGCTACCGCTACGGCGGCAAGGCCTACGACCGTTCGCCCGTCATCGCCGACCTGGTAGCCGCCCTGCCCTCGCTGACCGATGTCGTGATCGTGCCGACGCTGGGCAGCGATGTCGACGGCGCCATCGGCCGGGCGGATAGCGGCCCGCGCCGCCACACGTGGGCCGATGTGCTGGCGCATGACGTGCCGTTGCAGGTGGAGCCGGTGCCATTCGACCATCCGCTGTGGATCGTCTACTCGTCCGGCACCACGGGCATGCCCAAGCCTATCGTGCATGGCCACGGCGGCATCGTGATCGAGCAGCTCAAGCTGATGGCGTTCCACAACAACCTGGGCGCCGACGATGTCTTCCACTGGTACAGCAGCAGCGGCTGGATCATGTGGAACGCACAGGTTGCCGGCCTGCTGCTGGGCACGACCATCGCGCTGTACGACGGCAACCCGGCCTGGCCCGATGCCGGCGTGCTTTGGCGATTTGTCGACGATGCCCGCGTGACGATGTTCGGCGCCGGCGCCGCGTTCTTCACCAACTGCATGAAGGCTGGCGTGGAGCCGACGCAAATTGCCGATGTGTCGCGGCTGCGCGGCATCGGCTCGACCGGCTCGCCGCTGTCGGAAGACGCCTACGCGTGGATCTATTCGCACGTGCGCGAGGACATCTGGCTGGCGCCGATGTCGGGCGGCACCGACTTCGCCGGGTCGTTCGTGGCCGGCTGTCCCGTGCTGCCGGTGTACGCGGGCGAGATGCAATGCCGCTGCCTGGGCGCCAAGGTGGAGGCGTTCGACGAGCAAGGCCATGCACTGATCGACGAGGTGGGCGAGTTGGTCTGCACCGAGCCGATGCCGTCGATGCCGCTGTTCCTGTGGGGCGATGCCGATGGCAAGCGCTACCGCGACAGCTATTTCGACGTGTATCCGAACGCGTGGCGCCATGGCGACTGGATCCGCATCACGCCACGCGGCGGGGCTATCATCTACGGCCGCTCGGATGCCACGATCAACCGGCACGGCATCCGCATGGGCACCAGCGAGCTGTACCGCGTGGTGGAGGAACTGCCAGAGGTGCTGGATAGCATGGTGGTCGACCTTGAATACCTGGGGCGCGAGTCGTACATGCCGCTGTTCGTGGTGCTGCGCGACGGCATGGCGCTGGACGATGCCCTGCGCGACGCCATGCGCGCCCGCATCCGCGCCGCGCTGTCGTCGCGCCACGTGCCGAACGAGATCGTGCAGGTGCCGGGCGTGCCGCGCACGCTGTCGGGCAAGAAGATGGAGGTCCCGATCAAGAAATTACTACTAGGCCATGCGGCGGACCGGATCGCCAATCCGGACGCCATGGCCAACCCGGACTGCCTGGCGTGGTACTTCCACTATGCCGCCGACTACCTGGCGCGCCAGCCGCGCGTGGCCTGACCCGCCAGGACCGTAAGGACCGCAAGACCGCCAGGACCCGCGCGAGATCAGAACTCCACGTCGAGTTCGCTGATCTCGTCGGGCTCCTCGCGCGCCGCGCCAATCCATTCCTGCATCTCGGGCATGGCCAGGATGGCCTTGCAGAAATCCACCAGTGGCGCCTCCAGCTTCACGCCATAGGTGACAAAGCGGGTGACCACCGGCGCATACATCGCATCGGCCACCGTGCGGTGCTCGCCGAACAGGAACGGGCCGCCGTAGCGCGTCAGGCATTCGGTCCAGATCGTGGTGATACGGTCGATATCGGCCTGCGCCCTCGACCACACCTTGAGGCCCGGGAAATGGCCCTTCAGGTTCATCGGCAGCGCGGCGCGCATCGCGGCAAACCCCGAGTGCATCTCTCCGCAGATGGCACGACAGTGGGCCCGCGCGGCCAGATCGTCGGGCAGCAGCCTGGCCTTTGGCTTGATCTCGTTGAGGTATTCGGCGATCGCCAGGGTGTCCCATACCGTCACCCCTTGATGCCGCAGGCACGGCACCAGGATCGACGGCGATAGCAGCAGGATCTCGGCGCGCACGGCCGGATCGTCGGGCGGCACCAGCACTTCCTCGAACTCCAGCCCCGCGAAACGGGCCAGCAGCCAGCCGCGCAGCGACCACGATGAATACGTCTTGCTGCTGATGGTCAGGGTTGTCTTGGCCATCTTGCCTCCTCCGCCCACCGGGGCGTGACGTCCGCTTGCAGTATCGGCGGCGCCGGCGCGTTCCGCCAGTACGCACCCCCGCGGTGCGCCTGCCGCCTGCCGGGCACCAGCCCGAAGCGCCTGCCACCTCGTGCGTGGCGGCCAGGCGCTGGC contains:
- a CDS encoding acetoacetate--CoA ligase — its product is MTLAGKLMWTPTRAFADGSQLAAFMTWLRRERALDFGDYASLWQWSVTDIEAFWQAIVDYFDVRFDTPASTVLADRTMPGARWFEGATLNYVQQVFRHAGNGPALSRTAIRHAGEAQPLADISWDTLEAQVASLAHALRRMGVTRGDRVAGYLPNIPATVVAFLATASVGAIWSGCAPDMGQVAVIDRFRQIEPKVLIAVDGYRYGGKAYDRSPVIADLVAALPSLTDVVIVPTLGSDVDGAIGRADSGPRRHTWADVLAHDVPLQVEPVPFDHPLWIVYSSGTTGMPKPIVHGHGGIVIEQLKLMAFHNNLGADDVFHWYSSSGWIMWNAQVAGLLLGTTIALYDGNPAWPDAGVLWRFVDDARVTMFGAGAAFFTNCMKAGVEPTQIADVSRLRGIGSTGSPLSEDAYAWIYSHVREDIWLAPMSGGTDFAGSFVAGCPVLPVYAGEMQCRCLGAKVEAFDEQGHALIDEVGELVCTEPMPSMPLFLWGDADGKRYRDSYFDVYPNAWRHGDWIRITPRGGAIIYGRSDATINRHGIRMGTSELYRVVEELPEVLDSMVVDLEYLGRESYMPLFVVLRDGMALDDALRDAMRARIRAALSSRHVPNEIVQVPGVPRTLSGKKMEVPIKKLLLGHAADRIANPDAMANPDCLAWYFHYAADYLARQPRVA
- a CDS encoding glutathione S-transferase family protein is translated as MAKTTLTISSKTYSSWSLRGWLLARFAGLEFEEVLVPPDDPAVRAEILLLSPSILVPCLRHQGVTVWDTLAIAEYLNEIKPKARLLPDDLAARAHCRAICGEMHSGFAAMRAALPMNLKGHFPGLKVWSRAQADIDRITTIWTECLTRYGGPFLFGEHRTVADAMYAPVVTRFVTYGVKLEAPLVDFCKAILAMPEMQEWIGAAREEPDEISELDVEF